Sequence from the Corallococcus sp. EGB genome:
GCGGGCCGCACGGCTCGGTGAACGAGCTGAAGTTCTTCAACAACGTGCCGGAGTCCCTGGAGCAGAACCTGGCGGCGCTGGAGGACCTGGGCGGCCCGAAGTACTTCAACCACTACCCGTGGGGCTGGGCCTGGGCGGGGGACACGCCGTTCCGCCGCTGGAAGCGGGAGACGTATCGCGGCGGCACCACCGACCCCTTCCTCGTCCACTGGCCCCGGGGCATCCAGGCGAAGGGCGAGGTGCGCACGCAGTACGCGCACGCCATCGACATGGTGCCCACGGTGCTGGACTGCCTGGGCCTGGAGCCGCTGGCGGAGATCCGCGGCGTCACCCAGTCACCCATCGAGGGCGTCAGCTTCAAGCACACGTTCAACGACGCGAACGCGAAGAGCCGCCACCGCACGCAGTACTTCGAGATGTTCAGCTCGCGCGCCATCTACCATGACGGCTGGCGCGCGGTGTGCCCCTTCCCCGGCCCGTCCTTCGCGGAGGCCGGAGAGGGCTTCGGCGAGTCGATGCTCGACGAGGACCGGCTGCGCGAACTGGATGCGCACGGCTGGGAGCTGTACCACGTGGCGGAGGACTGCTCCGAAACGAAGAACGTGGCGCAGGAACACCGGGGCAAGCTCATCGAGATGATCGCCCTCTGGTACGCCGAAGCCGGGCGCTACCAGGTGCTGCCGCTCGCGTCGCCGACGCGCGAGGTGTTCGCGCTGGAGCGCCCGCAGTTGACGAAGGACCGCACGCGCTACGTCTACCGTCCGCACACGTCACCCGCACCGGAGAACGTGGCGGTGCACGTGCTCAACCGCCCCCACACCATCACCGCGCAGGTGGAGGTGCGGGACGGCGCGGAGGGCGTGCTGCTGTCCCACGGGGGCCTCACCGGCGGCTACACGTTCTTCATGCAGGACCGAAAGCTGCACTACGTCTACAACTTCGTCGGCGAACAGGAGTTCCACATCGAATCGGCGGTGGAGGTGCCCCAGGGGCACTCGACGCTGCAGTTCGAGTTCGAGCCCACCGGCAAGCCCGACCTGAAGGTGGGGCGGGGCGCGCCTGGACGTGGCCGACTCTACATCAACGGCGACCTGGTGGCGCAGAGCCCCATCGACGCGACCATGCCGTTGGCCATCAGCCTGGGCGACGGGCTCACGTGCGGCCGGGACGAAAGCTCCTCCGTCAGCCAGCGCTACCGCGCGCCCTTCGAGTTCACCGGCACGCTCTACGAGGTGACGGTGGATGTGTCCGGCCAGTACGTCCGGGACACGAAGACCGAACAGAAGGTCGCCCTGGCGAAGCAGTGAAAGACAAGAGGCCCGGAGGGGAGCAGGGGGCTCCCCTCCGGGCCTGGAACTTCCGCGGGATTACTTGGTCACGCCGACGGCGGTCCAGGCCTCGGCGACCTTCTTCGCCTCGGTGGAGTCCTTGCCGTACAGGTCCGTGGCCGCCTTGATGGTGGCGGCGCGGGCCTGGGAGAAGTTCGTCTGCGGCGTCATGTACGTGGTCAGCGCGCGGCCGAAGATCTTCAGGCTCTTCTCCATGCCGATGCCGCCCTTCACCTCGATGCCGGAGGTGCGGTTCTTGCCGCCCTCGGTGAGCAGGTAGAAGGCGTTGTTCGCGATGCCGCTGGAGCCGTGGACCTCCGTCATCTTCGGGAAGTCCTTGTAGTTGTCGATGGAGTAGCCGTCCGACTTCGGGTCGTTCATGTAGCGGAGGGCGTCCGTGTTGTCGCCGTTCTTCGGCGTCCACGCGTCCTCGCCCACGGACCAGTCGAACTTCACGGCGCTGTTCTTCTGGCTGGCGTACCACTCCACGCCGGTGCCCATGATGTCGCTGAAGGACTCGTTGAGGCCGCCGGACTCGCCCTCGTACTCCAGGCCCGCGGTGCGCTCCGTGAGGCCGTGGGTGATTTCGTGGCCCGCGATGTCCAGCGTGGTGAGCGGGCCGGACTCCTTCCCGTCGCCGTCGCCGTACTGCATCTTCTCGCCGTCCCAGAACGCGTTCACCAGGTTCACGTCGGTGTGCACGTAGGAGACGAGCTTCTCACCCTTGCCGTCGATGGAGTCGCGGCCGAGGATGTCCTTGTAGAAGTCGTAGGTCATCTCCGCGCCGTAGTGCGCGTCCACCGCGGCGGCGGCGCGCGACGGGTCGGTCTTCTCACCCCAGACGTCGTTCTTGTCCGTGAAGGCCGTGGTGCCGGACGCCTCGGGCTTGTTCTTCGCGTCGTAGGTCACGATGCCCTTGCCGCGCGTCTTGTCCTCCAGCGAGTACGTGCCGTCCTTGTTCTTCGTGGTCTGCAGGTCGACCTTGCCGCTGTACATCGTCTGGTCATCCGCCACGCGGCCCGTGCCCGGCTTGGTGGGCGTCGTCGGCGCCGGCGTGGTGGGCTTCGGCGTGGGCGTGGGCGTGCTGCCGCCGCGCTTGGCGGTGGCCTCGCGGCTCAGGTGGCCCAGGGTGTTGTACTGCTTGACGGACTCGCCGGTGTTCGCGTCGATGAAGTAGTTCATCGAGCGCGGCTCCTTGCCGTTGGACAGCGACGTGTCCGTGAGCGTCACGTGGTAGGCGGCGTGGTACTGGCCGTCCTTGCCCTTCACGATGACCTTCTCGGAGGTGGGGGCCTTGGACGTGTCGCCGTTGAAGTCCTTCTGCGCCACGGCCAGCGCGTCCTTCGCGGTCAGCTTCGTGGGCGCCTTGCCCAGGCCCACCGGGATGTTGGACACGTCGCCCGTCAGGCTGTCGAACTGACCCTTCGCGTCCAGGTGGCCGATGATCTGCTCACCGGCGACCTTCAGGCCCTCGTGCATGCGGTCCATGCGCACGTGCGTCATGCCCAGCTGGTCGCGCTCCACCGAGCGCGGCGAGAACGACGTGCCGCCCGTGATGCCGGTCAGCTGCGGGTTCTTCTGGTTCACGTACGCCACCGTCTGCTGCACGGCCTGCTGCGCCTGGGGGCTGGAGAGGTCCACCGGGCCCGGCGTCAGCTTCTGGCCCACGCCGCTCAGCGCCACCGTGGCCTTCGCCTTGGACGGCGCGCCCGTGCTGAAGCTCGACTGCGAGCTCATGCCCACCGGACCCTGGGGCTTCACGGTGTTCACCGGCTTCGTGTCGGTGCGGTTCTGGGTGGCAACAACGGGCTTCGAAAGGTCGGTGCGCAGGGCCATGGGGGGCTTTCAGGGGAAGGTGAAGCGGACAAATTGATTCTCGTGTCAGCCGTCCCGTTGTTGCGTGTGGGTGCCTGCTTACACGGTCATGAGTGGAGTCAACCTCATGAATTCACAGGTGAAGTCTTCGTCCTACATCCGCCCCGGAAGCACATTCCGACCCGCAGGTTGGCAGGTGCGTGGGGTTGTATTTCCGTTCATTTTCACCCGGGCTGTGCACGGCCGTCCACCCACACCCCGTGTCTGGACGCCCGCCCGGCCGCTGCTGCCCGCCCGCCATGCATGCCGGGGGGCAGGGGCGGAATCCGGCGCTCGCGCACCCCATCTTCATTCTTCAGGGAGGTTCACGGGAGGAAGGAGCGGGGATGCGCGAGGACGGAGGCGACACGGCGGCGGAGGGGTGGGTGGCCCCCCGGGGGCGGGCGGCGCGGGGACACCTGCCCCGCCATGTCGCGGGCCTCTTCCGCTTCCAGCCAGGCCGGCCCGCGGTCGCCGCGGGACTCCGCACGGCGCTGGCGCTGGGTGTGCCGTTGATGGTCTCCGCGCTGCTGGGCAACCCGGCGGCGTCGTGGGCGGGCATGGCGGGCCTCTTCGTCGCGCTGGTGGACAAGGGCGGGCCGTACCGCACGCGTGCGCGCTCCATGGGGACCATGACGGTGCTGGGCGCGGGGGTGGGGCTGCTCATCGTGCTGCCCAGTCCCTTCTGGGTGGACGTGGCGCTGACGCTCTTCTGGGTGACGGCGTGCGGTTTCGCGCGCAGCTTCGGAGACACGCCGGGCATCGTCGGCATGCTGCTGGCCAACCTGTTCGTGGTGTCGCTGGCCCTGCCGCAGCGTGGACCGGCGGCGGCGCTGGTGCAGGCGGCCTGGTTCGTGGCGGGCGGCCTGTGGTCCATGTTCCTGGCGCTGGTGTTGTGGCCGCTGCGGCCGTACCGCCCGGCGCGGCTCGCCATCTCGGCCTGCTACGACGAGCTGGCGGACCTGGCGGACGCCGTGGCGGGCTGGCCCATGGAGGGGCCCTCGCGGGTGGGCACGTGGGAGTCGGTGCAGCGGGCCGCGCGCATGCGGCAGTCGCTGGAGGCGGCGCGCGCGATGCTGGGGGCCACGCGCCAGGGGCGGCAGGAGGAGAGCGGCCGGGGCGAGCACCTGCTGGTGCTGCTGGAGGACGCGGACGCGCTGTCGCTCCTGCTCACGGCGATGTCGGAGGCGCTGGACGAGGCGCCGCGACAGGGCGCGTGCCGCGCGGCGCGCATCGAGGCGCAGCATGCATTGGGCGCGCTGGCGGTGGAGCTGCGGGGCGTGGTGGGCGCGCTGGCGCGGGGCTCGGTGCCGGCGCCGACGTCGTGGGACGCGGAGCGGGTGACGCGCGTGCTCCAGGTGGACGGCGGCCTGCCGGAGCCGGCGCGCTCGCAGTATTCGCACGTGGCGGGGCTGCTCGGGCGGCTGCGGGAGTACAGCGCGGTGGCGCTGGACGTGGCGGCGCGGCTGGAGAGCGGCAAGCCGCTGCCGGAGCGCGACCTGGAGGTGCTGGGGCAGGGGGCTCGCCGCAAGCGCTCGGCATGGGCGGTGCTGCGCGACCACCTGACGCCGGAGTCGGTGGTCTTCCGGCACGCGCTGCGGCTGGGAATCACCGCGTCGGTGGCGACGGCGCTGGCGGAGGGGCTGGGGCTCAACCACTGGTACTGGGTGACCATCTCGGTGATTGTCGTGTTGCAGCCGTACGCGGGGCTCACGACGGAGAAGGGGCTTCAGCGCGTGGCGGGGACGTTCCTGGGCAGCGTGATGGCCATGGGGCTGGCGCACGTGCTGCCCGAGCGGTGGATGATGTTCGCGGCCATCGTGTTGCTGGTCTGCGTGTCGGTGAGCGTGCGGCCCCTGAACTTCACGGTGTACCAGGTGCTGCTGGCACCGGCGCTGGTGCTGCTCGCGGAGATTCAAACAGGGGACTGGCGGCTCGCGGGCGTGCGCATCCTCAACACGCTGTTGGGCGGGGGGCTGGCGCTGCTGGGCATCCGGCTGCTCTGGCCCAGCCCCGAGCACGCGCGCTTCGGCGAGGAGGTGGCGTGCGTGCTGAAGGCGGACCAGGCCTACCTGCGCGACGTGGCGCGGACGCCGGTGTCCTCGGAGGTGGCGCTGCGCGAGGCCCGGCGCAAGGTGGGCGTGGCGCTGCTGTCCGCGGAGGCGTCGTTCCAGCGGCTGCTCAGCGAATGGAAGGGACCGGCGAAGGAGCTGGAGCCGGGGATGGCGTTGATCACCTACGCCCGGCGCTTCTCGGCGGCGGTGACGGCGCTGGCGGCGAGCCGAGCCTGGCATCCGGGGGCGGACCTGGGCCCGGTGGTGCGCTACGTGTCGGACGCGCTGGAGGAGCTGTCCGCGGCGCTGGTATCGCGCCGCGTGCCGTCCGCGCTCAAGCGCGAGGCGCCTGACTTCGGGGACGCCGATGCGCTGGCGCGCACGCAGGTGGAGCGGCTGGTGCGCCAGCTGCGTGTGCTCCACCACGCGGTGGAGCGCATGCCACCCGCGCTGCGCTCTTCGGAGGACGGCGCTATGCCCGCTCCAGCTTGACCATCAGCCGGCGCAGGTCCTCGTTCACGCGCACGAAGTTGGAGTTGCCCCGCTCGTCCTCCAGCTGCTTCTTCAGCGCGGGCAGGGACGCCTCGCGCAGCTTCTTCGCCGCGCCGGGGGCGTCCGCCAGCCAGTCCACCGCCTGGATGACCGCGGCGCGCGCCTCGGTGTCGCGCTCGCTGAGCCGGGTCGCCAGCGCCGGGCCGTGGTCCACCGCGCCGGAGCGCCCCAGCTCCAGCGCCGCGCGCTGCAGCAGCGCCGCGCTCGCCTTGGACAGCCGCTGCGACCAGCAGCCCGCATCCCCGCTGCACGCCTGCGCCGCCTCCAGCACCGCGCCGTACCCCTGAACCTGGTCCGCGCGCTTCCTGCCCAGCGCCGCCGCGTCCTCGCAGCCCTCCTCGCCCGTCTCCTTGCAGTCCGCCGCCGTGCGCGCCGGCTCCGCCGCGGCCAGCTTCGCGAGCAGCGGCTGCTCCCGCGCATCCCCCAGCAGCGCGATGCCCTTCACCGCGATTTCGCGCGCGTACCAGTCCCCGGTGCCCGCCGCCTTCTCCAGCGCGGGAATCGCATCGCGGCTGCCCAGCAGCGACAGCGCCCGCACGTACGCGTCCCGCACCGTCGGATCCGGCTCACCCACGAGCCCCGCCAGCGGCTTCACCGCCTCCGGCGCGCGCATCCTCCCGAGCGCATCCGCCGCCTGCATCCGCACCAGCGCTTGAATCTGCGGATCCGAGTGCGTGAACGACAGCTGCTTCAACAGCGACGGCACCGCGCGCTTCTCCCGCAGGTCGCCCAGCACCTGCGCGGCCTTCATCGGATAGCTGGCCGGGTTCACCC
This genomic interval carries:
- a CDS encoding arylsulfatase, encoding MSLKEYKPGSPFPGVIGRTWEQSSPAWPSPLRSKPGAPNVLFIILDDLGFGHLGCYGSPIRTPNLDRLAKGGLLYNNMHTTALCSPTRSCILTGRNHHSNGMGTITETSLGYPGYNGTIPFENGFLSEMLMQAGYNTYAIGKWHLTPAEQTSAAGPYSRWPLGRGFERFYGFLGGDTHQYYPDLIHDNHAIRPPATPEQGYHLTPDLVDRAIDCVADTKQVAPDKPFFLYFATGAMHAPHQVPREWADRYAGQFDDGWDAYRQKVFQRQLELGVLPKGTQLSRHDPDVQDWDSLPAEEKRLYARMMEVYAGFLEHTDHHIGRLLKFLEDTGELDDTLIMVLSDNGASAEGGPHGSVNELKFFNNVPESLEQNLAALEDLGGPKYFNHYPWGWAWAGDTPFRRWKRETYRGGTTDPFLVHWPRGIQAKGEVRTQYAHAIDMVPTVLDCLGLEPLAEIRGVTQSPIEGVSFKHTFNDANAKSRHRTQYFEMFSSRAIYHDGWRAVCPFPGPSFAEAGEGFGESMLDEDRLRELDAHGWELYHVAEDCSETKNVAQEHRGKLIEMIALWYAEAGRYQVLPLASPTREVFALERPQLTKDRTRYVYRPHTSPAPENVAVHVLNRPHTITAQVEVRDGAEGVLLSHGGLTGGYTFFMQDRKLHYVYNFVGEQEFHIESAVEVPQGHSTLQFEFEPTGKPDLKVGRGAPGRGRLYINGDLVAQSPIDATMPLAISLGDGLTCGRDESSSVSQRYRAPFEFTGTLYEVTVDVSGQYVRDTKTEQKVALAKQ
- a CDS encoding M4 family metallopeptidase is translated as MALRTDLSKPVVATQNRTDTKPVNTVKPQGPVGMSSQSSFSTGAPSKAKATVALSGVGQKLTPGPVDLSSPQAQQAVQQTVAYVNQKNPQLTGITGGTSFSPRSVERDQLGMTHVRMDRMHEGLKVAGEQIIGHLDAKGQFDSLTGDVSNIPVGLGKAPTKLTAKDALAVAQKDFNGDTSKAPTSEKVIVKGKDGQYHAAYHVTLTDTSLSNGKEPRSMNYFIDANTGESVKQYNTLGHLSREATAKRGGSTPTPTPKPTTPAPTTPTKPGTGRVADDQTMYSGKVDLQTTKNKDGTYSLEDKTRGKGIVTYDAKNKPEASGTTAFTDKNDVWGEKTDPSRAAAAVDAHYGAEMTYDFYKDILGRDSIDGKGEKLVSYVHTDVNLVNAFWDGEKMQYGDGDGKESGPLTTLDIAGHEITHGLTERTAGLEYEGESGGLNESFSDIMGTGVEWYASQKNSAVKFDWSVGEDAWTPKNGDNTDALRYMNDPKSDGYSIDNYKDFPKMTEVHGSSGIANNAFYLLTEGGKNRTSGIEVKGGIGMEKSLKIFGRALTTYMTPQTNFSQARAATIKAATDLYGKDSTEAKKVAEAWTAVGVTK
- a CDS encoding FUSC family protein, with the translated sequence MREDGGDTAAEGWVAPRGRAARGHLPRHVAGLFRFQPGRPAVAAGLRTALALGVPLMVSALLGNPAASWAGMAGLFVALVDKGGPYRTRARSMGTMTVLGAGVGLLIVLPSPFWVDVALTLFWVTACGFARSFGDTPGIVGMLLANLFVVSLALPQRGPAAALVQAAWFVAGGLWSMFLALVLWPLRPYRPARLAISACYDELADLADAVAGWPMEGPSRVGTWESVQRAARMRQSLEAARAMLGATRQGRQEESGRGEHLLVLLEDADALSLLLTAMSEALDEAPRQGACRAARIEAQHALGALAVELRGVVGALARGSVPAPTSWDAERVTRVLQVDGGLPEPARSQYSHVAGLLGRLREYSAVALDVAARLESGKPLPERDLEVLGQGARRKRSAWAVLRDHLTPESVVFRHALRLGITASVATALAEGLGLNHWYWVTISVIVVLQPYAGLTTEKGLQRVAGTFLGSVMAMGLAHVLPERWMMFAAIVLLVCVSVSVRPLNFTVYQVLLAPALVLLAEIQTGDWRLAGVRILNTLLGGGLALLGIRLLWPSPEHARFGEEVACVLKADQAYLRDVARTPVSSEVALREARRKVGVALLSAEASFQRLLSEWKGPAKELEPGMALITYARRFSAAVTALAASRAWHPGADLGPVVRYVSDALEELSAALVSRRVPSALKREAPDFGDADALARTQVERLVRQLRVLHHAVERMPPALRSSEDGAMPAPA
- a CDS encoding HEAT repeat domain-containing protein; translation: MSRSFVALSLAVSCLALGGCKKEDPKTPEYWQSSLEGAKRPDDKVRVIESLRTSGNVNEQFLPFLHARLSSERRPEVKAAVARTLGDLHHPSSLEPLTAALDPGASDVPAQQVNKAVVGALGRIGDERAVPSLVPLLRSKDNYTRIEAIQVLGALRAKPAVEPLIQLATDEAAEPFLNKKAIEALGQIGDPRAVPALMRTLTKERRGVSFYVESSFALFQLGAPAADALLPVLEGKDAELLTWAKAQGVNPASYPMKAAQVLGDLREKRAVPSLLKQLSFTHSDPQIQALVRMQAADALGRMRAPEAVKPLAGLVGEPDPTVRDAYVRALSLLGSRDAIPALEKAAGTGDWYAREIAVKGIALLGDAREQPLLAKLAAAEPARTAADCKETGEEGCEDAAALGRKRADQVQGYGAVLEAAQACSGDAGCWSQRLSKASAALLQRAALELGRSGAVDHGPALATRLSERDTEARAAVIQAVDWLADAPGAAKKLREASLPALKKQLEDERGNSNFVRVNEDLRRLMVKLERA